In a single window of the Elaeis guineensis isolate ETL-2024a chromosome 8, EG11, whole genome shotgun sequence genome:
- the LOC105049932 gene encoding uncharacterized protein isoform X1 gives MEGLRRLCIETVRKKGGRDRGEKQREMQRSAALLLLRTLRSRGFSSSSSDKIVAAVLFERLPVVIPKIDPVVYAFQEFSFRWRQQYRRRYPDEVLGKGDARGKGEYQIDYVPAPRITEADKTNDRRSLQRALDRRLYLLLNGSTYGAPDKKPVWHFPEKIYENEETLRLCAESALRSVLGGLQHTYFVGNAPMAHMTVEPKEHSSDTPSFERFFFKSQVIGTSKLHIEKCRDYVWVTKDELMEYFPEQADFFNKMIIS, from the exons ATGGAGGGTTTAAGGAGGCTTTGCATCGAAACCGTGCGGAAAAAGGGAGGGAGAGATAGAGGGGAAAAGCAGAGGGAGATGCAGCGATCCGCCGCTCTGCTACTCCTCCGAACTCTGCGATCGCGAGGGTTCTCCTCGTCGAGCTCCGACAAGATCGTCGCCGCCGTCCTCTTCGAGCGCCTTCCTGTCGTCATACCCAAGATCGATCCTGTCGTCTACGCCTTCCAAGAATTCTC GTTTCGGTGGAGGCAGCAATACCGGCGTAGGTACCCTGATGAGGTCTTGGGAAAGGGAGATGCCAG GGGAAAAGGTGAGTACCAAATTGATTATGTGCCTGCTCCACGAATCACAGAAGCTGACAAGACCAATGATCGGAG ATCATTGCAGAGAGCACTAGATAGAAGGCTTTATCTTCTCCTCAATGGTAGCACATATGGGGCTCCTGACAAGAAACCTGTTTGGCATTTCCcagaaaaaatatatgaaaatgaAGAGACTCTGCGACTG TGTGCAGAATCAGCATTGAGGTCTGTACTTGGAGGACTTCAGCATACATATTTTGTTGGCAACGCTCCCATGGCCCACATGACTGTAGAACCAAAAGAACACTCATCAGATACTCCATCCTTTGAG AGATTCTTTTTCAAGTCACAAGTAATTGGTACCAGCAAACTCCATATTGAAAAGTGTCGGGACTATGTATGGGTAACCAAGGATGAATTAATGGAATACTTTCCAGAACAAGCTGACTTTTTCAACAAGATGATTATTAGTTAA
- the LOC105049932 gene encoding uncharacterized protein isoform X2 has product MEGLRRLCIETVRKKGGRDRGEKQREMQRSAALLLLRTLRSRGFSSSSSDKIVAAVLFERLPVVIPKIDPVVYAFQEFSFRWRQQYRRRYPDEVLGKGDARGKGEYQIDYVPAPRITEADKTNDRRSLQRALDRRLYLLLNGSTYGAPDKKPVWHFPEKIYENEETLRLCAESALRSVLGGLQHTYFVGNAPMAHMTVEPKEHSSDTPSFEIFRETKTYNLALAA; this is encoded by the exons ATGGAGGGTTTAAGGAGGCTTTGCATCGAAACCGTGCGGAAAAAGGGAGGGAGAGATAGAGGGGAAAAGCAGAGGGAGATGCAGCGATCCGCCGCTCTGCTACTCCTCCGAACTCTGCGATCGCGAGGGTTCTCCTCGTCGAGCTCCGACAAGATCGTCGCCGCCGTCCTCTTCGAGCGCCTTCCTGTCGTCATACCCAAGATCGATCCTGTCGTCTACGCCTTCCAAGAATTCTC GTTTCGGTGGAGGCAGCAATACCGGCGTAGGTACCCTGATGAGGTCTTGGGAAAGGGAGATGCCAG GGGAAAAGGTGAGTACCAAATTGATTATGTGCCTGCTCCACGAATCACAGAAGCTGACAAGACCAATGATCGGAG ATCATTGCAGAGAGCACTAGATAGAAGGCTTTATCTTCTCCTCAATGGTAGCACATATGGGGCTCCTGACAAGAAACCTGTTTGGCATTTCCcagaaaaaatatatgaaaatgaAGAGACTCTGCGACTG TGTGCAGAATCAGCATTGAGGTCTGTACTTGGAGGACTTCAGCATACATATTTTGTTGGCAACGCTCCCATGGCCCACATGACTGTAGAACCAAAAGAACACTCATCAGATACTCCATCCTTTGAG ATTTTTCGGGAGACCAAAACCTATAATTTGGCCCTTGCCGCTTAA